The following proteins are encoded in a genomic region of Helicobacter macacae MIT 99-5501:
- a CDS encoding c-type cytochrome has product MENSLQKVLALGALSLGVVVITNAADPATIIKQRCQSCHGPKMEKQALGKSKITNTLTPEQIKTSLLGYKAKTLNTFGLGATMWGQAASLSAEDIDALSKYIPTLKGK; this is encoded by the coding sequence ATGGAGAACTCACTTCAAAAAGTGCTTGCACTAGGTGCTTTATCGCTAGGGGTGGTGGTTATCACAAATGCAGCTGACCCAGCCACTATCATTAAGCAAAGATGTCAGTCCTGCCACGGACCAAAAATGGAGAAACAAGCACTTGGCAAAAGTAAAATCACAAACACGCTCACGCCAGAGCAAATCAAAACTTCACTTCTAGGCTACAAAGCAAAGACGCTAAATACATTTGGGCTAGGCGCGACTATGTGGGGACAAGCAGCCTCCCTTAGCGCAGAGGACATAGACGCACTATCTAAGTATATCCCAACGCTTAAAGGCAAGTAA
- a CDS encoding flagellar basal body P-ring protein FlgI, translated as MRAKQTKDFFKSWDFYASWGSSTASFSAKQPKSSPNLKKTFKNIICGYGARVIVAVLLGSVAIGVLTPAKAEKIGEIANVVGVRNNQLIGYGLVIGLNGTGDKTSSRFTMQSIANMLESVNVKVDAESIKSKNVAAVLVTADLPPFARQGDKLDVKISSIGDAKSLESGILVMTPLSAVDGNIYAVAQGGVTTGTSSNLLSAQVAQGAVVEREVPYNLFSQDNITLSLKSSNFQNAVKIQESLNKIFGEQTALAIDSRTIKVSKPQDITPVEFVALIQEVQIDYSQANKIIIDEKSGTIVAGIDIPVRPVVVTSGNITLKITNEPLEGENLEQLDATSSFDEGAGTISASEKSTTISTVVKALQKMGASPKNMISILEAMRQSGAIATPIEVI; from the coding sequence ATGCGAGCAAAGCAGACAAAGGACTTTTTCAAAAGCTGGGATTTTTATGCTAGCTGGGGGAGTAGCACTGCTAGTTTTAGTGCCAAGCAGCCAAAATCTAGCCCAAATCTAAAAAAAACATTCAAAAATATAATATGTGGCTACGGAGCTAGAGTAATCGTAGCAGTGCTACTAGGTAGCGTAGCAATCGGTGTGCTTACCCCTGCAAAAGCCGAAAAAATCGGCGAAATAGCCAATGTCGTAGGCGTGCGCAACAACCAACTAATCGGCTATGGACTTGTCATCGGGCTAAATGGCACGGGGGATAAAACAAGCTCACGCTTCACAATGCAATCTATCGCAAATATGCTTGAGAGCGTAAATGTCAAAGTCGATGCAGAATCTATCAAATCAAAAAATGTCGCTGCCGTGCTTGTAACGGCGGATTTACCACCATTTGCAAGACAAGGCGACAAGCTAGATGTCAAAATCTCCTCCATAGGCGATGCCAAATCACTAGAATCTGGGATTTTGGTAATGACGCCACTTAGCGCGGTAGATGGCAATATCTACGCCGTAGCACAAGGGGGCGTAACCACAGGAACTTCAAGCAACCTCTTAAGCGCACAAGTCGCGCAAGGTGCAGTCGTAGAGCGTGAAGTCCCTTACAATCTCTTTAGCCAAGATAATATCACACTAAGCCTAAAATCTAGCAATTTCCAAAATGCCGTGAAAATCCAAGAATCCCTAAACAAAATCTTTGGCGAGCAAACAGCATTAGCGATTGATTCTCGCACCATAAAGGTAAGCAAACCCCAAGACATAACGCCTGTGGAATTTGTCGCGCTTATCCAAGAAGTGCAAATCGACTACTCCCAAGCAAACAAAATCATCATTGATGAAAAATCTGGCACAATCGTAGCGGGCATAGATATTCCTGTGCGTCCTGTTGTCGTTACTAGCGGAAATATCACGCTAAAAATCACAAACGAGCCACTAGAGGGCGAAAATCTAGAGCAACTAGATGCTACAAGTAGCTTTGATGAGGGGGCTGGCACGATAAGTGCGAGCGAAAAGTCCACGACTATATCAACCGTAGTCAAAGCACTGCAAAAAATGGGAGCTAGCCCAAAAAATATGATTTCTATCCTAGAAGCTATGCGACAAAGTGGCGCAATCGCAACCCCCATAGAGGTTATTTAG
- a CDS encoding rod-binding protein, with protein MKIDSTNALNQYQALKIQSLESSLSSKAQGKSTLHHQANALKDNPTQKSQNAQSKEDAALKEQTDAFEAILLKFMLDNALKLEDPLFPKQPGTDIYHSMYKESLSEQLSGSFGYSKALYDWLKEQGKA; from the coding sequence ATGAAAATCGATAGCACAAATGCCCTAAACCAATACCAAGCACTAAAAATCCAAAGCCTAGAATCTAGCCTAAGTAGCAAAGCACAAGGCAAGTCTACGCTTCACCACCAAGCAAACGCACTAAAAGACAATCCCACCCAAAAGAGCCAAAACGCTCAAAGCAAAGAGGATGCCGCACTAAAAGAGCAAACCGATGCGTTTGAAGCGATTTTGCTAAAATTTATGCTTGATAACGCGCTAAAGCTAGAAGACCCACTTTTCCCAAAGCAGCCCGGCACAGACATTTATCATAGTATGTATAAAGAATCATTATCCGAGCAGCTATCAGGTAGTTTTGGGTATTCAAAAGCATTGTATGATTGGCTAAAAGAGCAAGGCAAAGCCTAA
- a CDS encoding sensor histidine kinase — protein MPKNTTNPAGKKISSENLPNEILPNEILPNEILPNDFLKDNPQNIKALLEEFIRISYSYEKEVKDAKALYERLIETLPEAIWVYNPNGSFFYQNKLAKDLSVILDKLESLKHHKDLQSKKSAPKSTQEEITYQNKIYLIQTNYVKANDTDETQWNTLITATDITSQKRQDRLASMGQISAHLAHEIRNPIGSISLLISTLAKRATQEQKPLISELQKSIFRVERIIKATLLFSKGISANRSPNKISSLRDELRDTLAYYSFSKDIDFEFDFVDKVALFDKDLLFIALQNFLFNAIDAIEEGEAQRGKITLKAQLDGEELIFSIQDNGKPFDEGFDEVALFEPFVSTKLKGNGLGLALSKQIIESHQGTITLNANQKLFIVRIKRA, from the coding sequence ATGCCAAAAAACACCACAAACCCCGCAGGTAAAAAAATCTCAAGTGAAAATCTGCCAAACGAGATTTTGCCTAATGAGATTCTGCCAAACGAAATCTTGCCAAATGATTTCCTAAAAGACAATCCCCAAAATATCAAAGCATTGCTAGAGGAATTTATCCGCATTTCATACAGCTACGAAAAAGAAGTCAAAGACGCAAAAGCCCTCTATGAGCGACTTATCGAGACACTCCCAGAAGCGATATGGGTGTATAATCCAAATGGAAGTTTTTTTTATCAAAACAAGTTAGCCAAAGATTTAAGTGTGATTTTAGATAAGCTAGAATCACTAAAACACCACAAAGACTTACAAAGCAAAAAATCCGCGCCAAAATCCACCCAAGAAGAAATCACCTACCAAAACAAAATCTACCTTATACAAACAAACTATGTCAAAGCCAATGACACCGATGAGACGCAGTGGAACACCCTAATCACCGCCACAGACATCACAAGCCAAAAGCGACAAGATAGGCTTGCTTCTATGGGGCAAATCTCTGCCCACCTAGCACACGAGATACGCAACCCCATAGGCTCTATCTCACTGCTTATCTCTACCCTTGCTAAGCGTGCCACACAGGAGCAAAAACCCCTCATTAGCGAGCTTCAAAAAAGCATTTTTCGCGTAGAGCGAATCATCAAAGCCACGCTACTTTTTTCCAAAGGCATAAGCGCAAATCGCTCGCCCAACAAAATCTCCTCTTTGCGTGATGAATTGCGTGATACACTTGCGTATTATAGCTTTAGCAAGGATATAGATTTTGAGTTTGACTTTGTCGATAAAGTCGCGCTTTTTGACAAAGATTTGCTCTTTATTGCGTTGCAAAATTTCCTTTTTAATGCCATTGATGCGATTGAGGAGGGGGAAGCACAAAGAGGGAAAATCACTCTAAAAGCACAGCTAGATGGCGAGGAGCTTATCTTTAGCATACAAGATAATGGCAAGCCCTTTGATGAGGGGTTTGATGAAGTCGCGCTTTTTGAGCCATTTGTCAGCACCAAGCTAAAGGGAAATGGCTTAGGGCTAGCCCTCTCAAAGCAAATCATAGAATCTCATCAAGGCACTATCACGCTAAATGCAAACCAAAAGCTATTTATCGTGCGGATAAAGCGGGCATAA
- a CDS encoding ATP-dependent DNA ligase: MRIKNISFFALFALFLVLFGFCYSNENSSGDFSENFGINSSADFSEDFDKSTQVFALSNFDKKLLENGSLQGYVVSEKLDGVRALWDGVVLKSRSGKAFSPPKCWVENLPDFALDGELFIARGKFEEVLSIVSKGDSQCEKCKCEEWSKVGYFIFDVPQANQKLNAKNSAKSSADSSAESSAKSYTLLERLALLESWIENRANKTNKASQAKTTKAKNSADLDSAKASKNPILHIIPQESVPSQEALQKKLKEVEKLGGEGLVIRKNSAPYERFRTTNAMKLKSYSDTECVVVAHNQGKGKFSHALGSLTCESLPLDFATTKSAKNADSTQPAPLTFPTHLRKIRFKIGSGFSDKDRAAPPPIGTIITYKYYGLTKNGLPRFPVFLRVYSP, from the coding sequence ATGCGTATAAAAAATATTAGCTTCTTTGCACTCTTTGCGCTATTTTTGGTGCTTTTTGGCTTTTGCTACTCTAATGAAAATTCTAGCGGGGATTTTAGCGAAAATTTTGGCATAAATTCTAGTGCGGATTTTAGCGAGGATTTTGACAAATCCACGCAAGTCTTCGCGCTTAGCAACTTTGATAAAAAGCTACTAGAAAATGGCTCGCTTCAAGGATATGTAGTAAGTGAAAAGCTCGATGGCGTGCGAGCACTATGGGACGGAGTAGTCCTAAAAAGCAGAAGTGGCAAAGCCTTTAGCCCACCAAAATGCTGGGTAGAAAATCTGCCAGATTTTGCCCTTGATGGCGAGCTTTTCATCGCTAGAGGGAAGTTTGAGGAAGTGCTAAGCATAGTAAGCAAGGGCGATAGTCAATGCGAGAAATGCAAGTGCGAGGAGTGGAGCAAGGTGGGGTATTTCATCTTTGATGTTCCCCAAGCAAATCAAAAATTAAATGCTAAAAATAGTGCTAAATCTAGCGCGGATTCAAGCGCAGAATCTAGTGCGAAATCCTACACACTTTTAGAGAGACTAGCCCTGCTAGAGAGTTGGATAGAAAATCGTGCAAACAAGACAAACAAAGCAAGTCAAGCAAAAACCACAAAAGCCAAAAATAGCGCGGATTTAGATAGCGCAAAAGCGAGTAAAAATCCTATCTTGCATATTATCCCCCAAGAGAGTGTGCCTAGCCAAGAAGCCCTGCAAAAAAAGCTAAAAGAGGTTGAAAAGCTCGGTGGCGAAGGACTTGTTATCCGCAAAAATAGCGCACCTTATGAGAGATTTCGCACGACAAATGCAATGAAGCTAAAATCATACAGCGACACCGAATGCGTAGTAGTAGCACACAATCAAGGCAAGGGCAAGTTTTCTCACGCGCTAGGCTCACTTACTTGCGAAAGCCTGCCACTAGATTTTGCCACCACAAAAAGCGCGAAAAATGCGGATTCCACACAGCCTGCACCGCTTACATTCCCCACACATTTGCGCAAAATCCGCTTCAAAATCGGTAGCGGCTTTAGCGACAAAGACAGAGCAGCCCCTCCACCAATCGGCACAATCATTACCTACAAATACTACGGGCTTACCAAAAATGGGCTACCAAGATTCCCCGTTTTTCTTAGAGTCTACTCACCTTAA
- a CDS encoding TonB-dependent receptor domain-containing protein, with protein MQTPRKLSASTLASLPPHLPIQPLSNLLKNQIHSRKPLTQATFKQNIALSAIAFLSLSSVLNANPNEINLQGGGAAQNTTQNVLEKNSTKEHSTQTTSQNPQTTSQNSTQNPISTNQSDYQANSSQDSLIDSLQNPQTTSQDSTIDSTQNIQTNQYDKKSKRYNKLIKHESKYDDLQAKQLDRVVVSASGYEQDIKNAPASVSIIPKEEILTRPVRDIGEAVQDVPGVYVESDKTGFNKISMRGLSSAYTLILIDGKRQNVAQGFSSNGFGEALNANIPPLSMIERIEVIRGPASTIYGSDAMGGVINIITKKHTDKTQSGMQLDAKFSENPNVFGNIYGANGYVTTPLLKNMLSLNLRGGYKIGEQNTFLKPAGLNGTNGGSGGGTNPYTNPYATHSATGFTNWNAGLRLNYTPEPHNSLYFDAEAYFARVGSLNTSRNQITGIRDFYKINSVLNHDANYDWGKINTYVQYSATLWASHYGYTANTSTPSTSASVAVGASKGAGVNWGAASINQDVVFQSTYNNSFDLGWAGAIIFNGGVYYLYENLWRKSNGTKMDMHQVALFGEAEYLINEYISTTLGLRINYSNKFNSLAVPNPRFYLNVNPTNYLTFKAGISSGVLAPQLSYLYDGWNMTSANAGVLGNKNIQPEKSWNYELSGILDFEAVNLTLTGYYTDFRDKISTQPYTDATCTNDSTCSIVRNVDKSLITGAEASFKLKPIYYGIGLDMSYSFAYTKILSAASQGSANAEYYKGEPLNLIPRHSFVIKPSYKIGGFEAFLRWSGKFQTPTPTPAPNNSTAGNNLVRGAIGKYYKNYQILDLSLSYKFSNGLGATFAVNNLLNTNFWEPILFSSNQNYTNQYQRILPSRNYWLTLRYDF; from the coding sequence ATGCAAACTCCGCGCAAACTATCTGCAAGCACACTTGCAAGCCTCCCTCCACATTTGCCTATACAGCCACTTAGCAATCTACTTAAAAATCAAATCCACTCACGCAAGCCACTTACACAAGCAACCTTTAAGCAAAATATCGCTCTATCAGCCATAGCTTTTCTAAGCCTATCTAGCGTTCTAAATGCCAACCCAAATGAGATTAACTTACAGGGGGGGGGGGCAGCACAAAATACAACACAAAATGTCTTAGAAAAAAATAGCACCAAAGAGCATTCCACTCAAACCACCTCGCAAAATCCTCAAACCACTTCACAAAACTCCACCCAAAATCCTATCTCTACAAACCAAAGCGATTATCAAGCAAACTCCTCCCAAGATTCCCTCATAGATTCTCTGCAAAATCCACAAACCACTTCACAAGATTCCACAATAGATTCCACCCAAAATATACAAACAAATCAATATGACAAAAAATCCAAACGCTACAACAAACTAATAAAACACGAAAGCAAATATGACGACCTCCAAGCAAAGCAGCTTGATAGAGTAGTAGTAAGTGCGAGTGGCTATGAGCAAGACATAAAAAACGCTCCCGCTTCAGTTAGCATTATCCCAAAAGAAGAGATTCTCACGCGCCCAGTGCGTGATATTGGCGAAGCGGTGCAAGATGTGCCCGGCGTGTATGTGGAGAGTGATAAGACAGGGTTTAACAAAATTTCAATGCGTGGGCTTAGCTCTGCTTATACGCTTATTTTGATTGATGGCAAACGCCAAAATGTCGCGCAGGGCTTTAGCTCTAATGGTTTTGGCGAGGCACTAAATGCAAATATCCCACCGCTTAGTATGATAGAGCGAATCGAAGTGATTCGCGGTCCTGCAAGCACGATTTATGGCTCTGACGCGATGGGCGGCGTTATCAACATTATCACAAAAAAGCATACGGATAAAACACAAAGCGGTATGCAACTTGACGCAAAATTTAGCGAAAATCCCAATGTCTTTGGCAATATCTATGGCGCAAATGGCTATGTAACCACGCCTTTACTTAAAAATATGCTCTCACTTAATTTGCGCGGTGGATATAAGATAGGAGAGCAAAATACCTTTCTAAAACCTGCAGGATTAAACGGCACAAACGGCGGAAGTGGAGGTGGGACGAATCCATACACTAATCCTTACGCCACGCATTCCGCTACGGGATTTACAAATTGGAATGCTGGACTTAGGCTAAACTACACACCCGAACCGCACAATAGCCTTTATTTTGACGCGGAGGCTTATTTCGCTCGTGTAGGTTCGCTAAATACTTCGCGCAATCAAATCACAGGAATCCGCGATTTTTATAAAATCAATTCCGTGCTAAACCACGATGCGAATTATGATTGGGGTAAAATCAACACTTATGTGCAGTATTCTGCCACTTTGTGGGCTTCACACTATGGATATACGGCAAATACTAGCACACCAAGCACTAGCGCAAGTGTAGCAGTGGGTGCTAGTAAAGGTGCTGGGGTGAATTGGGGCGCAGCAAGTATAAACCAAGATGTGGTATTTCAAAGCACTTACAACAATAGCTTTGATTTAGGCTGGGCTGGTGCGATAATCTTTAATGGTGGGGTTTATTACCTATATGAAAATCTATGGCGCAAGTCAAATGGCACTAAAATGGATATGCACCAAGTAGCACTTTTTGGCGAAGCAGAATATTTGATAAATGAATATATAAGCACCACTTTGGGTTTGCGCATAAATTATAGTAATAAATTTAACTCTCTAGCCGTGCCAAATCCGCGCTTTTATCTCAATGTCAATCCCACAAATTATCTCACATTTAAAGCTGGAATCTCAAGCGGTGTATTAGCCCCACAGCTAAGCTATCTCTATGATGGGTGGAATATGACTTCTGCAAATGCAGGTGTGCTTGGCAATAAAAATATTCAGCCTGAAAAGAGCTGGAATTACGAGCTAAGCGGGATTTTGGACTTTGAGGCTGTGAATCTAACGCTAACGGGATATTACACAGATTTCCGTGATAAAATCTCTACGCAACCATACACTGACGCAACCTGCACAAATGATAGCACTTGCTCGATTGTGCGAAATGTGGATAAATCACTCATCACAGGCGCGGAGGCGAGTTTTAAGCTAAAGCCGATTTATTATGGAATTGGGCTTGATATGAGCTATTCATTTGCCTACACAAAGATTTTGAGCGCAGCTTCACAAGGGTCGGCAAATGCCGAATACTACAAAGGCGAACCGCTAAACCTTATCCCACGACATAGCTTTGTGATAAAGCCCAGCTACAAAATTGGCGGATTTGAGGCATTTTTGCGCTGGAGTGGGAAATTTCAAACGCCTACGCCAACTCCCGCACCAAATAATAGCACCGCAGGAAACAACCTTGTGCGTGGGGCTATCGGCAAATACTACAAAAACTATCAAATCTTAGATTTGTCTCTTAGCTATAAGTTTTCAAATGGGCTTGGTGCGACATTTGCGGTAAATAACCTGCTAAATACGAATTTTTGGGAGCCTATTTTGTTTAGCAGCAATCAAAACTACACGAATCAATATCAACGAATCCTACCTAGCCGAAACTATTGGCTGACATTGAGATATGATTTTTAG
- a CDS encoding pseudouridine synthase family protein: MQTLQKQNLQKTFALKIAYNGGAFSGFAPQKSRNIISVSEKIGEALQSIGIDSSVLGAGRTDKGVHSLGMVVRFYAPSFWEESKLAKILAPKIYPHIKIRSLKEVDFSFCPIKDAKKRAYLYLFSPHFQSPFLAPFVALERVGQVDKLQKCLHAFVGTHNFALFRKSNSSAKTTTRTIYATRLKRICLSKWGGNECFGIYIEGDGFLRAQVRLMIGASLAVSRGEVDFGDFLSQLRGEKPAWREPVSANGLYFAKVWY, encoded by the coding sequence ATGCAAACGCTACAAAAGCAAAATCTGCAAAAAACTTTCGCGCTAAAAATCGCGTATAACGGCGGTGCGTTTAGTGGATTTGCCCCACAAAAATCACGCAATATCATAAGCGTGAGCGAAAAAATAGGCGAGGCACTGCAAAGTATAGGCATAGATTCTAGTGTGCTTGGAGCTGGGCGCACTGATAAAGGTGTGCATTCGCTAGGAATGGTTGTGCGGTTTTACGCGCCTAGCTTTTGGGAAGAATCTAAGCTAGCAAAAATCCTAGCTCCCAAAATCTACCCTCATATCAAAATCCGCTCTTTAAAGGAAGTGGATTTTAGTTTTTGCCCGATAAAAGACGCCAAAAAACGCGCGTATTTGTATCTTTTCTCCCCACATTTTCAAAGCCCATTTCTTGCACCATTTGTCGCACTAGAGCGGGTAGGGCAGGTAGATAAGCTACAAAAATGCTTACACGCATTTGTAGGGACGCATAATTTTGCACTATTTAGAAAATCAAACTCAAGTGCCAAAACAACCACACGCACGATTTATGCGACTAGGCTAAAGAGAATTTGCCTATCTAAGTGGGGTGGCAATGAGTGCTTTGGAATCTATATTGAGGGAGATGGATTTTTGCGCGCACAGGTGCGGCTGATGATAGGGGCTAGCCTAGCAGTATCAAGGGGGGAAGTGGACTTTGGCGATTTTCTCTCCCAACTACGCGGGGAAAAACCTGCTTGGCGAGAGCCTGTGAGTGCAAATGGGCTATATTTCGCCAAAGTATGGTATTAG